From one Bacteroides fragilis NCTC 9343 genomic stretch:
- a CDS encoding AAA family ATPase, whose protein sequence is MEKTDTIILSPEELVAYMAESTISVTSTYEHSPVVLMVDDTVIGTLGNFSASIGKAKSKKTFNVSAIVASALSGSTVLHYRSMFPENKRKILYIDTEQGRYHCQQVLKRILRLADLPEYKNPDNLIMLALRKFSPKLRLAIVEQAIGTIPDLGLVIIDGIRDFLYDINSSSESTDIISKFMQWTDDRQIHIHTVLHQNKNDEHARGHIGTELNNKAETIMQIEVDKEDKTVSVVEAVHIRDHEFEPFAFRINEEAMPESVESYLPKKKKTGRPTKGPFDPDKEIPKNVHRPALDAVFANGNISNYDDYIERLKEGYGLQGIKLGYNKAVKVATLLSDKQMVIKEGKDYAFNPEYHY, encoded by the coding sequence CATACGAACACTCCCCGGTGGTTCTGATGGTGGACGATACTGTTATCGGAACATTGGGAAACTTCAGCGCTTCCATCGGGAAAGCCAAAAGCAAGAAAACTTTCAACGTTTCAGCCATTGTCGCATCGGCATTGAGTGGCAGCACCGTTCTTCATTACCGGTCTATGTTCCCTGAGAATAAGCGGAAGATTCTATATATAGACACAGAGCAGGGGCGGTATCATTGCCAACAGGTATTGAAACGCATCTTACGTTTGGCCGACTTGCCGGAATACAAGAATCCGGATAATCTGATTATGCTGGCTCTGCGCAAGTTTTCCCCTAAACTACGTCTGGCGATAGTCGAACAGGCCATTGGCACAATACCGGATTTGGGATTGGTCATCATAGATGGCATTCGTGATTTCCTTTACGACATCAACTCCTCCAGCGAATCTACCGACATCATCTCCAAATTCATGCAGTGGACGGATGACAGGCAAATCCATATCCATACCGTCTTGCATCAGAACAAGAATGATGAACATGCCCGTGGTCACATCGGCACGGAACTCAACAACAAAGCGGAAACCATCATGCAGATCGAAGTGGACAAAGAGGACAAGACTGTAAGCGTGGTCGAAGCCGTCCATATCCGTGACCATGAGTTTGAACCTTTCGCTTTCCGCATAAACGAGGAAGCCATGCCCGAATCGGTAGAGTCCTATCTGCCCAAAAAGAAGAAGACCGGACGACCAACCAAAGGACCGTTCGATCCGGACAAGGAGATTCCAAAGAATGTACATCGTCCAGCATTGGATGCCGTTTTTGCCAATGGAAACATCAGCAATTACGATGATTATATAGAACGCTTGAAAGAGGGTTACGGATTACAGGGTATAAAACTCGGTTATAACAAGGCGGTAAAGGTCGCAACATTGCTAAGCGACAAACAAATGGTTATAAAAGAAGGGAAAGATTATGCCTTCAATCCAGAATACCATTATTGA
- a CDS encoding plasmid mobilization protein, protein MKENIVNTSDSSKETRNVFIGAKVTPTQKEHIKSLAGQCGMTVSDYLLSCAYNFKPKARLTKEEAALLQNLDDCRSDLVKYTSALHGMSTKQRMAMFNQIPFMVGWLKELGNVAESVCQFLSAVKEKNKTPSNPKSEEE, encoded by the coding sequence ATGAAAGAAAATATTGTAAATACATCGGACTCTTCGAAAGAAACCAGAAACGTCTTCATCGGAGCGAAAGTCACTCCTACTCAGAAGGAACATATAAAATCACTGGCCGGACAATGTGGCATGACTGTAAGCGATTACCTATTGTCGTGTGCCTATAACTTCAAACCCAAAGCGAGGCTTACGAAAGAAGAAGCAGCACTGTTGCAGAATCTGGACGATTGTCGGTCAGACCTCGTAAAATACACCTCCGCCCTACACGGAATGTCCACAAAGCAGCGCATGGCAATGTTCAATCAGATTCCGTTTATGGTGGGCTGGCTGAAAGAATTAGGCAATGTAGCCGAAAGTGTCTGCCAGTTCCTGAGTGCAGTAAAAGAGAAGAATAAAACTCCGTCTAACCCAAAATCCGAAGAAGAATGA